A genomic segment from Rickettsia endosymbiont of Lasioglossum villosulum encodes:
- the fabD gene encoding ACP S-malonyltransferase yields the protein MKTAFIFPGQGSQAIGMGKDFYDNFKSAKETFQTIDEALKRKLTDIIFNSTSEELTLTTNAQPALMAVSMAIINTIKAETNKNIVQLCDYVAGHSLGEYSALCAAESISIETVAKLLHIRSSSMQEACPANFGAMAACIGISIDELETIAKESLCEIANDNIEGQIVISGKADAIDYAINLIKEAGYKAIKLKVSAPFHCSLMKPAEEKMRIALDNRVINKPLIPVIQNYTAKPTLDPLEIKQNLVLQICGRVRWRETLELFNTLDITHIVEIGAGNVLTNMLRKINYPFKLSNISNVEEMKLFLQAYETAN from the coding sequence ATGAAAACAGCCTTTATCTTTCCAGGTCAAGGGTCGCAAGCCATTGGCATGGGCAAGGATTTTTACGATAATTTTAAATCCGCAAAAGAAACGTTCCAAACAATCGATGAAGCACTAAAACGAAAACTTACTGATATAATTTTTAATTCTACTTCGGAAGAATTAACATTAACTACTAATGCACAGCCAGCATTAATGGCTGTATCTATGGCGATAATAAATACCATAAAAGCCGAGACTAATAAAAATATAGTTCAGCTTTGTGATTATGTTGCCGGTCATTCCTTAGGTGAATACTCTGCTCTATGTGCTGCTGAAAGTATTAGCATTGAGACGGTAGCGAAATTACTGCATATACGCAGCAGCTCCATGCAAGAAGCCTGCCCTGCTAATTTTGGTGCTATGGCTGCTTGTATCGGTATATCCATAGATGAGCTTGAGACAATAGCAAAAGAAAGTTTATGTGAAATAGCAAATGATAATATCGAAGGACAAATTGTAATTAGTGGTAAAGCAGATGCTATCGATTATGCTATTAACCTTATTAAAGAAGCAGGCTATAAAGCAATAAAGCTAAAAGTTAGTGCTCCGTTTCACTGTAGTTTAATGAAGCCGGCAGAGGAGAAAATGCGAATAGCTCTTGATAATAGAGTAATTAATAAACCTCTAATACCAGTAATTCAAAATTATACCGCAAAACCTACGTTAGACCCCTTAGAAATCAAGCAAAATCTGGTTTTACAAATATGCGGACGAGTTAGATGGCGTGAAACTTTAGAGCTATTTAACACACTAGATATCACCCATATAGTAGAAATAGGAGCAGGAAATGTGCTAACAAATATGCTTAGAAAAATCAACTATCCATTTAAATTAAGTAATATAAGTAATGTAGAAGAGATGAAACTATTTCTACAAGCTTATGAAACTGCAAATTAG
- the hemB gene encoding porphobilinogen synthase yields MYPLIRLRRNRKAAWLRDLVAETTLRVEDLVLPLFVVEGHNQRQEIKTLPDIYRLSIDQVIETARKAADLGIKAIALFPCIDQSLKNENGDEAYNLDNLMCRTIRSIKNAGIDIGIICDVALDPYTTHGHDGVIHNGEVDNDRSVKALCNQALTLAKAGVDIVAPSDMMDGRIMAIREYLDEESFVNVGILAYAAKYASSFYGLYRDAVGSTKKIYLDKASYQLDIRNIKEAMLEIEHDIAEGADMVMVKPGMMFLDVIREAANNFNTKIFAYQITAEYAMLKFAANAGAIDFEKGLLESLISFKRAGASGIFTYAALEAAELYL; encoded by the coding sequence ATGTACCCACTTATTAGACTTAGAAGAAATAGAAAAGCTGCTTGGCTTCGTGATTTAGTTGCTGAAACTACTCTTAGAGTAGAAGATTTGGTATTACCTTTATTTGTTGTAGAAGGGCATAATCAGCGGCAAGAAATTAAAACTTTGCCAGATATATATCGCTTGTCTATAGATCAGGTGATAGAAACGGCAAGAAAAGCAGCTGATCTTGGTATCAAAGCTATAGCACTATTTCCGTGTATTGATCAAAGTTTAAAAAACGAGAATGGTGACGAAGCTTATAATCTAGATAATTTAATGTGCCGTACTATAAGAAGTATTAAAAATGCTGGTATTGATATTGGAATAATATGTGATGTTGCACTTGATCCTTATACTACGCACGGGCATGATGGCGTAATACATAACGGCGAAGTGGATAATGATAGATCGGTAAAAGCGTTATGTAACCAAGCTTTAACTCTTGCAAAAGCTGGTGTTGATATTGTTGCTCCTTCTGATATGATGGACGGTAGGATTATGGCTATAAGAGAATATCTTGATGAAGAAAGTTTTGTTAATGTAGGGATACTTGCTTATGCTGCAAAATATGCTTCAAGTTTTTACGGTTTATATCGTGATGCAGTCGGTAGTACTAAGAAAATTTATTTAGATAAGGCAAGTTATCAATTGGACATACGAAATATTAAAGAAGCAATGCTTGAGATTGAACATGATATAGCAGAGGGAGCTGATATGGTCATGGTTAAGCCCGGTATGATGTTTTTAGATGTTATTCGTGAAGCAGCTAATAACTTTAATACTAAAATCTTTGCTTATCAAATTACTGCAGAATATGCCATGTTAAAATTTGCAGCAAATGCCGGAGCTATAGATTTCGAAAAAGGTTTATTAGAATCATTAATTAGTTTTAAAAGAGCAGGGGCAAGCGGCATATTTACTTATGCAGCTCTTGAAGCAGCTGAACTATACCTTTGA
- a CDS encoding MobA/MobL family protein yields MAIYHCNKSEVRRSKGQNAVAASSYISRSKLQFFTTDRKTGEKRTVTYNFSSKKGLVHSVILAPDDAPSWVYDRQELWNRAESSETRKNAETARKLTIALPKELTQQQNTELTEHFASECLVSHGMIADINIHYDNPNNPHAHIQMTTGKLLHLENGEVIFGEKGRDWGRRNFLYYYRENVAYFINQYLEKYGHLAKVSHLSHKARGIDLIPTIHEGTAHYIQDSKLRLINEQILKENAAKIREDIELVFQKLSINKPVFTREEIAIVSFIGNILVYLLG; encoded by the coding sequence ATGGCAATATATCACTGTAATAAATCAGAAGTACGAAGAAGCAAAGGACAAAATGCAGTTGCAGCAAGTAGCTATATTTCAAGAAGTAAATTGCAGTTTTTTACAACTGACCGTAAAACAGGAGAAAAACGTACTGTTACCTATAATTTTAGCAGCAAGAAAGGACTTGTTCATAGCGTAATTCTAGCCCCGGATGATGCTCCTAGTTGGGTATATGATAGACAAGAATTATGGAATAGAGCAGAAAGTAGTGAAACAAGAAAAAATGCTGAGACTGCTAGAAAGCTGACCATAGCCTTACCAAAAGAATTAACTCAACAACAGAATACTGAACTTACCGAACACTTTGCTTCTGAGTGCCTAGTTAGTCATGGCATGATAGCAGATATAAACATTCATTATGACAATCCAAATAATCCTCATGCCCACATTCAGATGACTACTGGAAAACTACTACATTTAGAAAATGGCGAAGTAATTTTTGGTGAAAAAGGACGTGATTGGGGAAGAAGAAATTTTTTATATTATTATCGAGAAAATGTAGCCTATTTCATCAATCAATATTTAGAAAAATATGGTCATTTAGCTAAGGTATCACATTTATCGCATAAAGCAAGAGGAATTGATTTAATACCGACTATCCATGAAGGAACAGCACATTATATACAAGACTCAAAATTAAGGTTAATAAATGAACAAATACTAAAAGAAAATGCTGCCAAGATTAGAGAAGATATAGAATTAGTTTTTCAGAAATTATCGATTAATAAGCCAGTTTTTACTAGAGAAGAAATTGCTATAGTAAGTTTTATAGGGAATATTTTGGTTTATTTGTTGGGATGA
- a CDS encoding ankyrin repeat domain-containing protein, which yields MHKDTKLLDEIKNIKSKLKSGKPAVAPKPTPKQIKAWEETHKSHLNSDTKNSSIPVPPPMPDHVLLQTSKTPSVSTLPNIKFNTINQAKFLKAIEDYDLDKIKELISSNTIKIDSFGKRGKLGKTPLQYAIINDKPELAKLLIDAGANINVKTQNGRNLFELAMYNSASDQTFELLLKTNININSMDLRALSRLHNKLFSILLKPENDINTTIGKFNRTLLHQAAERNNIKKAQILINHNINVEAQDITGETALHMLKTSKMAKILLKAGSNTEAQNKLGRTPLHNAILQANKRQVNIKNIHNIVLKLIKSGANPNAVDYYGFTPLEYAIRINDSKIFKLLIKNNAKFKKNRYELFCQALESGNLTATKYLFKKEFLNNINDKNGQNYLYYIATGGNKEVLEYLVKKNHDNGKKILTQFVDKQRNTPIHTAAQNGQFEIIKNFQKLGFDINARNADGETVLHILARAQNGEMIKELIKLGADINIKNKIGKTALDKVEEDFKGISKKISNKQLQELFEESNIIARTGRIEDETKYLYQYRQDGYYKNIEREGNRGRSATLLVPDVNISLFFTGIGLLYNANDSTIRHFMPHDFWTDNARRTEDFFNMRLDNKKFVQTHSKEKFLKTYKNFLKDNPQKDYNEIIANLYPKGLIGIALQNDDLEHKLYALEAKYYVSEKYNMDLPMTIVKNKKLIPWNPTISEIKELLAKTNVENHPKYGFTYKGEELISLNKNEVTYNEVKKFFDDIDSNNTENYLI from the coding sequence ATGCACAAAGATACAAAACTACTAGATGAAATTAAGAATATTAAATCCAAATTAAAATCTGGAAAGCCTGCCGTTGCTCCAAAACCCACCCCAAAACAGATAAAAGCTTGGGAAGAAACTCATAAATCACATCTAAATTCAGATACTAAAAATTCTTCTATACCAGTTCCACCTCCTATGCCTGATCATGTATTATTACAAACGTCTAAAACCCCTTCTGTTTCTACGCTACCAAATATAAAATTTAATACTATTAACCAAGCAAAGTTTTTAAAAGCTATAGAGGATTATGATCTTGATAAAATTAAAGAATTAATTAGTTCGAATACTATAAAAATAGATAGTTTCGGCAAACGTGGAAAGCTTGGTAAAACTCCTTTACAATATGCTATTATAAATGATAAACCAGAGTTAGCAAAATTGCTAATTGATGCTGGAGCAAATATAAATGTTAAAACTCAAAATGGGAGAAACTTATTTGAATTAGCTATGTATAATTCAGCAAGCGATCAAACATTTGAGTTGCTGCTAAAAACAAATATAAATATTAATTCTATGGATTTACGTGCTTTATCACGTTTACATAATAAATTATTTTCAATCTTATTGAAACCCGAAAATGATATTAATACTACTATAGGAAAATTTAATAGAACATTATTACATCAGGCTGCTGAACGAAATAACATTAAAAAAGCACAAATATTAATTAACCACAATATTAATGTTGAAGCTCAAGATATAACTGGTGAAACTGCATTACATATGCTAAAAACATCAAAAATGGCAAAAATTTTATTAAAAGCCGGTTCAAATACAGAAGCTCAAAATAAACTAGGACGCACTCCTTTACATAATGCAATTCTTCAAGCTAATAAACGTCAAGTCAATATTAAAAATATCCATAATATAGTACTAAAATTGATAAAAAGTGGAGCTAATCCTAATGCTGTCGATTACTATGGTTTTACTCCTCTTGAATATGCTATTCGTATTAACGATTCTAAAATATTTAAATTGCTAATAAAAAATAATGCTAAATTTAAAAAAAATAGATATGAGCTATTCTGTCAAGCTTTAGAAAGCGGTAACCTTACTGCAACAAAATATTTATTTAAAAAAGAATTTTTAAATAATATAAATGATAAAAATGGACAAAATTATTTATATTATATTGCTACTGGAGGGAATAAAGAAGTACTAGAATATTTAGTAAAGAAAAATCATGATAATGGTAAAAAGATATTAACTCAATTTGTTGATAAACAACGCAATACCCCAATACATACAGCAGCTCAAAATGGTCAATTTGAAATAATAAAAAATTTTCAAAAGCTTGGTTTTGATATCAATGCTAGAAATGCAGATGGTGAAACAGTTTTACATATTTTAGCAAGAGCACAAAATGGGGAAATGATCAAAGAACTAATAAAGTTAGGAGCTGATATAAATATTAAGAATAAGATTGGTAAGACTGCATTAGATAAGGTAGAAGAAGATTTTAAGGGCATTAGCAAAAAAATAAGCAATAAACAGCTACAAGAATTGTTTGAAGAGTCAAATATAATAGCAAGAACCGGACGTATTGAAGACGAGACTAAATACTTATATCAATATCGTCAAGACGGATATTATAAAAATATTGAACGTGAAGGTAATAGAGGAAGAAGTGCCACCCTTCTCGTACCCGATGTAAATATATCTCTATTTTTTACAGGTATAGGTTTGTTATATAATGCAAATGATTCTACCATTAGGCATTTTATGCCGCATGATTTTTGGACCGATAATGCACGTAGAACAGAAGATTTTTTTAATATGAGGCTTGATAATAAAAAATTTGTTCAAACCCACTCAAAAGAAAAATTTCTAAAAACATATAAAAATTTTTTAAAAGATAATCCTCAAAAAGATTATAACGAAATAATAGCTAATTTATATCCTAAAGGACTTATCGGTATAGCTTTACAAAATGATGATCTTGAGCATAAATTATATGCTTTGGAAGCAAAATATTATGTTTCTGAAAAATATAATATGGATTTACCTATGACTATAGTAAAAAATAAGAAATTAATACCTTGGAATCCTACTATATCAGAAATTAAAGAATTATTAGCAAAAACAAATGTTGAGAACCATCCTAAATATGGTTTTACTTATAAAGGCGAAGAATTAATTTCCTTAAATAAAAATGAAGTAACATATAATGAAGTAAAAAAATTTTTTGATGATATAGATAGTAATAATACAGAAAATTATTTAATTTAG
- a CDS encoding HEPN domain-containing protein: MKTVLPERSLIIQERLDNIVREILNVSKHKIAMIILFGSYARGDWVQDEYKKGHITYSYQSDFDIMLVMKKGKYAGLAGLSIEDKIEKRLERKSLRSPFELWVTLVLESIKTVNSQLEKGHYFFSDIKKEGILLYDSGEFQLAEAKNLPWEERRQIAKEDYKYWFGKGKSFFIDCKYPLKREDFSKSAFELHQATESFYNAILLVFSGYKPKLHDIRKLGSIAGNYNEELWQIFPHSSIEQRQCFRLLEQAYIEARYNKDYKITKEQLLYLIDRVKKLKTVTEKICLERINKEVI, from the coding sequence ATGAAAACTGTTTTACCTGAACGCTCCCTGATAATTCAAGAAAGACTTGATAATATTGTCAGAGAGATTCTGAATGTATCAAAGCACAAGATTGCGATGATTATTTTATTTGGCTCGTATGCAAGGGGCGATTGGGTACAAGATGAGTATAAAAAAGGTCACATTACCTACAGTTATCAAAGTGACTTTGATATTATGTTGGTGATGAAGAAAGGTAAATATGCCGGTCTTGCTGGCTTATCCATAGAAGATAAAATAGAAAAAAGGCTAGAAAGAAAATCATTAAGAAGTCCTTTTGAGTTATGGGTAACTTTGGTGCTAGAATCAATCAAGACGGTAAATAGTCAGTTAGAGAAGGGGCATTATTTCTTTTCTGATATAAAAAAAGAAGGAATTCTTTTATATGATAGTGGTGAGTTTCAGCTGGCGGAAGCTAAAAACTTACCATGGGAAGAAAGAAGACAAATAGCTAAAGAAGATTATAAATACTGGTTTGGAAAAGGCAAAAGTTTTTTTATTGATTGTAAATATCCATTAAAAAGGGAAGATTTTAGTAAAAGTGCTTTTGAGTTACACCAAGCTACCGAAAGTTTTTATAATGCTATCCTGTTAGTTTTTTCTGGCTATAAGCCAAAGTTACACGACATCAGAAAATTAGGTAGTATAGCCGGAAATTACAACGAAGAATTATGGCAAATATTTCCTCATTCCAGCATTGAACAAAGGCAATGTTTTAGATTACTTGAACAGGCTTATATTGAAGCTCGCTATAACAAAGATTATAAGATAACTAAAGAACAGCTACTTTACCTTATCGATAGAGTTAAAAAATTAAAAACAGTGACGGAAAAAATTTGCTTGGAAAGGATTAATAAAGAGGTAATTTAA
- a CDS encoding M24B family metallopeptidase → MVKGRINSLRSLFKEYSIDGYIVPSNDKYMSEYVPEYAKRLEYITGFTGSNGIAVICKDIVLFFTDGRYLEQARKELNPQLFKIFDLKDISKFAWKNYLSRAGYDPELFTYPAIANLLDSVDKPWDDNLQKIKGNLIDKIWQNQPQEPNSQVYLHDIQFAGVSHIEKIDKCRNTSSRSLPTESRKIDTEEYALILLDSSSICWLLNMRASDVAYTPLMFAKVIITPKKLYLFINPARISPEIIEERPEITILPEEEFENILKDQDNIFIDDSIASIHIMDLIADKKVHKIKDPCLMLKACKNEVEIKHAIDFHIKDAVALCEFFADLEESTRHCEKMQSVDEAISGKYEEIATQSTTVSYDKILNEYTLGLKLTEYRAKQEGYVSDSFPAICGFRENSAIIHYRADAKTAKKIEEQGILLIDSGGQYKGATTDITRTITIGTATDEQKKRYTQVLKGHIALAKAKFPKNIITGANLDILARQYLWQDELDYPHGTGHGVGSFLSVHEGPQSINLRNKTILQAGMILSNEPGFYIPGEYGIRIENLIYVKENNGWLEFETLSLVPYAKELIDVKLLNNDEINYIKHYYYFYSYYCN, encoded by the coding sequence ATGGTAAAAGGACGTATTAATTCGCTAAGAAGTTTGTTTAAAGAATATAGCATAGATGGTTATATAGTTCCGTCTAATGATAAATATATGAGCGAGTATGTACCTGAGTATGCTAAAAGGCTTGAATATATTACAGGTTTTACTGGCTCGAATGGTATAGCTGTTATATGCAAAGATATAGTGTTATTCTTTACTGATGGTAGGTATTTAGAACAAGCACGTAAAGAACTTAACCCGCAGCTTTTTAAGATTTTTGACTTAAAGGACATATCTAAATTTGCTTGGAAAAATTATTTAAGTAGAGCAGGGTATGATCCAGAATTATTTACTTACCCTGCTATAGCTAATCTATTGGATTCCGTGGATAAACCATGGGATGACAATCTACAGAAAATCAAAGGTAATCTAATTGATAAAATTTGGCAAAACCAGCCTCAAGAGCCAAATTCTCAAGTTTATTTACATGACATTCAGTTTGCAGGTGTCTCACATATAGAGAAGATTGATAAATGCCGTAACACGTCATCCCGTAGTTTACCCACGGAATCCAGAAAAATAGATACCGAAGAATATGCTTTAATCCTCCTAGATAGCTCTTCTATATGCTGGCTATTAAATATGCGGGCTAGCGATGTTGCTTATACGCCTCTAATGTTTGCTAAAGTGATAATCACTCCTAAAAAGTTGTATCTATTTATTAATCCTGCAAGAATTAGCCCTGAAATTATTGAAGAACGCCCTGAAATAACGATTTTACCTGAAGAAGAATTTGAGAATATTTTAAAAGATCAGGATAATATTTTTATCGATGACAGCATAGCATCTATTCATATAATGGATTTGATAGCGGATAAAAAAGTACATAAAATTAAAGATCCTTGCTTAATGCTTAAAGCCTGTAAAAATGAAGTAGAAATTAAGCATGCAATAGATTTTCATATTAAAGATGCAGTGGCTTTATGCGAGTTTTTTGCTGATTTGGAGGAAAGTACTCGTCATTGCGAGAAGATGCAAAGCGTTGACGAAGCAATCTCAGGAAAATATGAGGAGATTGCCACGCAGTCTACGACTGTGAGCTATGACAAAATATTAAACGAATATACTCTCGGTCTAAAACTTACCGAATATAGAGCAAAGCAGGAGGGCTATGTTTCAGATAGTTTTCCGGCTATTTGTGGCTTTAGGGAAAATAGTGCAATCATTCATTATAGAGCTGATGCTAAAACCGCTAAGAAGATTGAAGAGCAGGGGATATTGCTTATCGATTCAGGCGGTCAATATAAGGGTGCTACTACTGATATAACAAGAACAATTACAATAGGTACTGCTACTGATGAGCAGAAAAAGCGTTATACGCAGGTGCTTAAAGGGCATATTGCTCTAGCTAAAGCCAAATTTCCTAAAAATATCATTACGGGAGCAAATCTTGATATCTTAGCACGGCAATATTTATGGCAAGACGAACTGGATTATCCTCATGGCACAGGGCATGGGGTTGGAAGCTTCTTAAGCGTTCACGAAGGACCGCAAAGTATAAATCTCCGTAATAAAACGATTTTGCAAGCTGGTATGATTTTATCCAACGAACCAGGGTTTTATATTCCTGGGGAATATGGTATCAGGATTGAAAATTTAATATATGTAAAAGAAAATAATGGCTGGCTAGAGTTCGAAACTCTAAGCTTAGTGCCTTATGCTAAGGAATTGATTGATGTTAAATTGCTTAATAATGATGAAATAAATTATATAAAACATTATTATTATTTTTATAGCTATTATTGTAATTGA
- a CDS encoding YihY/virulence factor BrkB family protein, whose protein sequence is MKKIFNCLYVALFKTIEHDGVEHSGYMSFMVLLSIFPFLVFLLALTSFLGASELGQNFIQIFLESMPERATESIEKRIKELLSVPPQSLMNLAVVGSVWTASSFVECLRTILNRVYEIKSPPPYIRRRLLSILQFLVISILITFTMFLLVFIPIVFTKIPVLLETIEQYKNILNFIRYVLILVLLFLGASSLYYILPNVKLNFIDVFPGALLTVILWVISGYLLSTYIVYYNQLNLMYGSLGSIIVTLIFFYIINMIFIYGAEFNYLMKNYNIVKKRIDEK, encoded by the coding sequence ATGAAAAAAATATTTAATTGTCTTTATGTTGCATTATTTAAAACAATAGAGCATGATGGAGTCGAACATTCCGGATATATGTCATTCATGGTACTTTTATCTATTTTTCCATTCTTAGTATTTTTACTAGCTCTAACAAGCTTTTTAGGGGCTTCAGAACTTGGGCAAAATTTTATACAAATTTTTTTAGAAAGTATGCCAGAGCGAGCAACGGAATCGATCGAAAAAAGAATAAAAGAATTATTAAGTGTACCGCCGCAGAGTTTAATGAATCTTGCTGTTGTAGGTAGTGTTTGGACCGCTTCTTCCTTTGTAGAATGCTTAAGAACCATTCTAAATCGTGTATATGAGATTAAGTCCCCTCCCCCTTATATAAGAAGACGATTACTTAGTATTTTACAATTCCTTGTAATTAGTATTTTAATTACTTTCACTATGTTTCTTTTAGTATTTATTCCAATAGTTTTCACAAAAATTCCAGTATTATTAGAAACTATAGAACAATATAAAAATATTTTAAATTTTATAAGATATGTTTTAATCTTAGTTTTACTATTTCTAGGAGCCTCCTCTTTATATTATATACTACCTAATGTAAAACTAAACTTTATAGATGTATTTCCAGGAGCTTTATTAACAGTAATATTATGGGTAATAAGCGGTTACTTACTTTCAACTTATATAGTTTATTATAACCAGCTAAATTTAATGTATGGATCTCTTGGTAGTATAATAGTTACACTAATATTTTTCTATATTATTAATATGATATTTATTTATGGTGCAGAATTTAATTATCTAATGAAGAATTATAACATAGTTAAGAAAAGAATTGATGAAAAGTAA
- a CDS encoding autotransporter outer membrane beta-barrel domain-containing protein, with protein MSHSKDKTSNKTAEYFSGYKTKGHSNTIGVDTLINDNLLLGLAYTNAYTSIKPQNQNAGNVDKARTNMFSLYGSYNIPNYNWFVDGTISYAESVIRGKNVRNSNEVASSKYKSHLYSGSVSLGYNYHTSNDIYITPSLGMTGSLIKDSGYKETGTNFQNLNVAKKHYNKLSSTLGVRTFKNINQGKLTITPELYSFVNYSLKNKTPSVNAQLQGIDETLPTINFKSNKVDYNLGVGLSLKHNMMEYGINYTATFAKKYEAHSGSLKVRVNF; from the coding sequence ATTAGTCACAGTAAAGATAAAACAAGTAATAAGACAGCAGAATATTTTAGTGGTTATAAAACAAAAGGGCATAGTAATACTATAGGTGTTGATACCTTAATAAACGATAATCTACTTCTTGGTTTAGCGTATACTAACGCTTATACAAGCATAAAGCCGCAAAATCAAAATGCAGGTAATGTAGACAAAGCCAGAACTAATATGTTCTCATTATATGGTTCATATAATATACCAAATTATAATTGGTTTGTAGATGGTACTATATCTTATGCAGAAAGTGTTATAAGAGGTAAAAATGTACGTAATAGTAACGAAGTAGCATCAAGCAAATATAAATCACATTTATATAGCGGTAGCGTGTCTTTAGGATATAATTATCATACAAGTAATGACATCTATATTACACCAAGTTTAGGTATGACAGGTTCTTTAATTAAAGATTCTGGATATAAAGAAACTGGAACTAACTTTCAGAATTTAAATGTTGCGAAGAAACATTATAATAAGTTAAGCAGCACATTAGGAGTTAGAACATTTAAAAATATAAATCAAGGTAAGTTAACTATAACACCTGAATTATATAGCTTTGTTAATTATTCTCTGAAAAATAAAACTCCTAGTGTTAATGCTCAATTGCAAGGTATAGATGAAACTTTACCAACAATTAACTTTAAGAGTAATAAAGTAGATTATAATTTAGGTGTCGGTCTTTCATTAAAACACAACATGATGGAATACGGCATTAATTATACTGCTACTTTTGCTAAGAAGTACGAAGCACATTCAGGTAGTTTAAAAGTACGAGTAAATTTCTAA
- a CDS encoding type II toxin-antitoxin system RelE/ParE family toxin has translation MYNLLYSDQVIHKDIPKLSTPVKSLIKITIEKKLLSDPIKFGKPLKHSLKGCRSLRIGDYRVIYQIVDTAINILVIQHHKNCYNSS, from the coding sequence ATGTATAATCTTCTCTATTCAGATCAAGTTATACACAAGGATATCCCTAAGCTTTCTACACCAGTCAAATCTTTAATCAAGATAACCATTGAAAAAAAGTTATTATCTGATCCAATAAAATTTGGTAAACCTTTAAAACATAGCCTCAAAGGTTGCCGCTCCCTCAGAATTGGTGATTATAGAGTGATTTATCAAATAGTAGATACAGCAATTAATATACTAGTAATTCAACACCACAAAAATTGTTATAATAGTTCATAA
- a CDS encoding helix-turn-helix transcriptional regulator — MARKNDIIQKIDSFIGKKIYSLRLAKGLSRQQLAEVIDVTHQQLQKYERAINRISVGRLVLIAEALDRNIDYFFEGLEEANKPQPVHTQHQRMCIEVSRNFMKIQSTDEQQAINNLVKCLAGKDKLKT; from the coding sequence ATGGCTAGAAAAAATGATATAATACAAAAAATCGATAGTTTTATAGGAAAGAAAATCTATTCCTTAAGGCTAGCAAAAGGATTATCTCGTCAACAACTTGCAGAAGTAATTGACGTTACCCATCAGCAATTACAAAAATACGAAAGAGCGATTAATAGAATTTCCGTAGGAAGACTCGTATTAATTGCCGAAGCATTAGATAGAAACATTGATTATTTCTTTGAAGGATTAGAAGAGGCAAATAAGCCACAACCTGTGCATACTCAACATCAACGTATGTGTATTGAAGTTTCAAGAAATTTCATGAAAATTCAAAGTACAGATGAGCAACAAGCTATTAATAATCTAGTAAAATGTTTAGCTGGAAAAGATAAATTAAAAACATAA
- a CDS encoding Rpn family recombination-promoting nuclease/putative transposase, which produces MISLINSIVSEKDQVKDVTLLNPYNPKNFLNDKLSVLDIKAKGESGKMFNIEIQITDEADYDKRALYYWAKLYAGQLKEGSRYSELNKTIGIHILNFNGIINIDKYHNIFQLKEDESGIKYFKDMELHTIELNKFADKVKAELSDIVKKVKNALDIWVAFLTRNDLLNKDKLPKELNSKELKKALNVLEVINLSDEEREDTRIA; this is translated from the coding sequence TTGATATCGCTTATTAATTCTATAGTTAGTGAAAAAGATCAAGTAAAAGACGTAACGCTTCTTAATCCATATAATCCAAAGAATTTTTTAAATGATAAACTTTCTGTTTTAGATATTAAAGCCAAAGGTGAAAGCGGCAAAATGTTTAATATCGAAATACAGATAACGGATGAAGCTGATTATGATAAGCGAGCTTTGTACTATTGGGCAAAATTATATGCAGGGCAATTAAAAGAAGGTTCTAGATATTCAGAATTAAACAAGACTATAGGAATTCATATACTTAATTTTAACGGTATTATAAATATTGATAAATATCATAATATATTTCAGTTAAAAGAAGACGAGAGTGGTATTAAATATTTTAAAGATATGGAGCTGCATACGATAGAACTTAATAAGTTTGCAGATAAAGTTAAAGCGGAATTATCCGACATAGTAAAGAAAGTAAAGAATGCATTAGATATATGGGTTGCATTTCTAACACGTAATGACCTGTTAAATAAAGATAAACTTCCAAAAGAACTAAATAGTAAAGAGCTAAAGAAAGCATTAAATGTGCTTGAAGTAATAAATTTAAGCGATGAAGAAAGAGAAGATACGAGAATCGCTTGA